Proteins encoded within one genomic window of Humulus lupulus chromosome 1, drHumLupu1.1, whole genome shotgun sequence:
- the LOC133833722 gene encoding protein FAR1-RELATED SEQUENCE 5-like: MTLSLIRQREAKDEYITLHTSPQLGKTNLPQREDELENLYTRNMFYKVRHQMLKEGRYMVKNLLEEEDAIILKLHKYAAEQGKRHVYVTPERDLFVCECQYLLSYGIPCRHIFASIKHLHITSMPRALILSRWMVETKQTHNFPVGNMDATLDKRVVESARFGAISSQLGEIAYLGSRNQSTYHIAKSEIDRLCGKLKAVVDMGDKEISHNLPLHREFQFPVLDPYFTKSKGTAKVPGSKKGTRRKCSICQKSGHNKLTCPIKWKKDHRIGESDEYEDAEEDDQCYGMGLNDEWAGQNSMDYTQHENETENDVVDDLGNELQNDKVNKVGTQVEEGNNWWQSPF; this comes from the coding sequence ATGACCTTATCTTTAATTAGACAACGTGAAGCAAAGGATGAGTACATTACACTTCACACTAGTCCCCAGCTCGGGAAGACAAATTTGCCACAGAGAGAGGATGAATTAGAAAATCTTTACACACGAAACATGTTTTACAAGGTACGACACCAGATGTTGAAAGAAGGTAGGTACATGGTGAAAAACCTATTGGAGGAAGAGGATGCAATAATTTTGAAGCTTCACAAGTATGCTGCTGAACAAGGGAAGAGGCATGTATATGTAACCCCGGAGCGTGATCTCTTTGTTTGTGAATGCCAATATCTTTTGTCATATGGGATACCATGCCGGCATATATTTGCTTCAATAAAACACCTACACATTACTTCAATGCCTCGAGCACTAATACTATCTCGGTGGATGGTTGAGACTAAACAGACTCACAATTTTCCAGTTGGCAATATGGACGCTACCTTAGACAAACGAGTGGTGGAGAGTGCAAGATTTGGTGCAATTAGTAGCCAGTTGGGTGAAATTGCGTATCTTGGATCGAGGAATCAGTCGACATACCATATTGCAAAAAGTGAGATTGACAGATTATGCGGTAAGCTTAAAGCAGTTGTGGACATGGGAGACAAGGAGATTAGCCATAACCTGCCTCTACACAGGGAGTTTCAATTCCCAGTGTTGGATCCATACTTCACAAAAAGTAAGGGTACAGCAAAGGTACCTGGCTCGAAAAAAGGTACTCGCCGCAAGTGTAGTATCTGCCAGAAAAGTGGACATAACAAGTTGACTTGCCCGATAAAATGGAAGAAGGATCACCGGATTGGAGAGTCAGATGAATATGAAGATGCAGAAGAAGATGACCAATGCTATGGAATGGGATTGAATGATGAATGGGCTGGACAAAACTCAATGGACTACACACAGCATGAGAATGAGACAGAAAATGATGTTGTTGACGATTTAGGCAATGAACTACAGAATGATAAAGTGAATAAAGTGGGAACACAAGTTGAGGAGGGAAACAATTGGTGGCAAAGTCCTTTCTAA
- the LOC133833739 gene encoding protein FAR-RED IMPAIRED RESPONSE 1-like — protein MAKQMDGYEKIPFTPKDLHNRISHASKVEFIGSNAGRAIRYLEHKADEDPGFFGQFSYNEDNCLLNLFWADGRCRSDYETYGHVVAFDSTYKTNSYGKPLLIWIGINNHYSTCILGFAILDNESGSSYKWATRAFLECMGGVLPKTIVTDGDEAIANTLQELMPDVPHRLCYWHLHNKHVLKVKDPSFASRFTKLVFWYYTKDEFEDKWCDLMKDFGIQGTEYAAKLYADKEKWAETFLRGNFFCGMTTTQ, from the coding sequence ATGGCAAAGCAAATGGATGGTTATGAGAAGATTCCATTCACACCAAAAGATCTTCACAATCGAATATCCCATGCTTCAAAAGTTGAGTTTATCGGTTCCAATGCAGGGCGGGCAATCAGATATTTAGAGCATAAAGCTGATGAAGACCCTGGTTTTTTTGGACAGTTTTCGTACAATGAGGATAATTGTCTTCTTAATTTATTTTGGGCAGATGGGAGATGTAGATCGGACTATGAAACATATGGCCATGTAGTAGCTTTTGATTCGACGTACAAGACTAATAGTTATGGGAAGCCGCTGTTGATATGGATAGGAATTAATAACCACTATAGCACATGCATTTTGGGCTTTGCCATTCTTGACAATGAGTCTGGCAGCAGCTACAAGTGGGCGACAAGGGCTTTCCTGGAATGCATGGGAGGTGTTCTACCGAAAACAATAGTGACAGATGGAGACGAAGCTATTGCTAACACGCTACAGGAGTTGATGCCTGATGTACCCCACCGATTGTGTTATTGGCATTTACACAACAAACATGTTTTAAAAGTGAAAGATCCATCTTTTGCGAGTAGGTTTACCAAATTGGTATTCTGGTACTACACAAAGGACGAGTTTGAAGATAAATGGTGCGACTTAATGAAAGATTTTGGGATACAAGGCACTGAATATGCTGCAAAGCTTTATGCAGACAAGGAGAAGTGGGCTGAAACATTTCTGAGAGGGAATTTCTTCTGTGGAATGACAACTACTCAATGA